TGCCATGCGGTTCACCTTGCAACCGGCGCATATGATTTAACGCGGGCCAACACTCGAAACGAGACCTGCGAGTTCTGCCACGGTATTGGCGGGGCGGCAGCCACCCAGATTGTCCTCGACGAAGGCGGTCACGGCTTGAGTCAAGCTCAAAAAGGTCAAGATATGGTAACCGCTCCCGATGACACCGAGATGGCTTACACGAAACGTCCATCTGATTGGGGTTGTCTCGAGTGCCATTCGGTACATGATAATAAGACGGTAAAACTTGCCGGTTTCACAAGCAATAAGCTGCTCAAGGCAAATCCGAATCCGCAGAAGAACGGCTATTACCTGTACTATACGCCAACAACCGGTGAGACATCGCAGACGATAAGCCAGTGGTGCTCGACGTGCCACAACGCCAACTTCGGTATCGGTACAGACGGCTTGAAAAAGACGGTTCAAAATGGTGGAGCACCTGCGAATGTTTACGGGCACCCATCATCATCAGAAGGCGCCACAACGACACCCGACGGCTTCGCGGTCGTTAACCTGAATGACGGCATCAACAACGGTCCGGCCTGTCAGCAATGCCACGTAGCCGACGGCAGAACCGGCGTGAGCGAATTCCCGCACTCCTCTGGTTCAGAGCCATCGATGCTTAAAACAGGAACCGGCTCAGGTATAGATAATGTCTGTAGCGGCTGCCACAATACCGCATCACTACCGTAAAAACTTAGCTTATTTATGCGTGGGCTTGTGGGGCTTAAGGGCACCACCACGTGAATCGGTGTGACATTGCGTGCAGAAGTTCGGGTTATGGCAATTTGAACACGTACCACCTTGGCTACTGGCTGACATCCCGTGTTGCGCAACCCAATCGGAGGTATGCGGAAACCCACCGGCGTGACACGTGCGACAGTCGTTGCTCGTATGGCATTCCCAACAGAGCGTTTTGTCGATAAACCCTTCTAACGCGTGCCCGCCATTACGCCAGGCAGGTAAATGCGGCAGTTGTAAGTTATGGCAATTCAAGCAGACCGTTATACCATGACATGATTTGCACAAGATTTCCCCCGGTCCCTCGGCTCTTGGGTAATTCTGCAAATGCGCACGTGTTTGCCCGACCAACACGAACGCATGGCATGCATCGCATTCGGCTGATGCCTGTTTCTGATTATGGCAATCTATACATGTACTCATCCCAAAAGAATCGAGTCGCTTTACGGTACTATGCAAAACCGGTTTCTGGTAATGACAATCAACGCATCGGTATCCGGCGTCTAGCGGCTCTTTGTGTTGCATTACGATCGCGCCGGATTGTCTCTTGCCGTGCAACACGCTTTTATGACACCGTAGGCACACTTCGTTGGTAACCTGTGCAGAGGTCACGTTCCCTAAGATTTTCGACTTGGAAGATACCATCTCGACCAAACGCAGTTTATCGATAAATACGCCGGTTAGGCCAGGCTCCTGGTGGCACGCTTCGCAGGGAACTTTACTATGTATCGACCGCTTGGAATCGTCAAATGCAGCCTTCATTTCGTGGCAACTCGCGCAAAACGAAGCCTTTGATGCGAACTCTACGGCAGTCCCAAGCGAAACAATCGCTAGTGTGCCGGTTATTAAAATGGCAAAATAGGTCCGCCTTAGCTTACGCCTAAGCTGTTTTTCCTCAATCTGATTCCCCGCTTTTTTAACCGGCCGGACAAAGAGAATTGCGATCAGTACGAGTATAATAAATACCAGCAAAATACCTATGCCGACCAGGATAGGGATCTCCCGCATATGTAGCTCGGGCTGCTGTATGACTTTCATGATGTGTTGGAAGAAGGCACGGGCGCTTAGCATATTACGGGTTTGCCCCCCCTTGCATTAGCGACCTATTGTGTGCGTGGTCATCATGGCATTTTTTACAGTCTCTGACCGGATGACACGTCTTGCAGATTTCCTGTCCGGTTACTTCAACCGACATATTATGAAGCGCTAGCCAGCCGGTCGGGTGCGGCATCTGAATATTATGACAGTTCTTGCAGAACATTCCATTTACATGGCATATATTACAATCATCAGGGCTCTTCTTGGCCTCCTGGCCATGGATATACGGCCATCCTTCCGGGTGCGGCACGGTTGTTGCATGGCAGCGAGTACAATCTTTGTCGCTGTGACAGTTTTTGCACATATAAAGGTTTCGCGAGCCGTGTGTCTTAGGCCAACTGCTATCGTGAACAATGCTGCTGCGCTCAGCCGGTTTCATACCGAGCCACACGTTGCTTAAGTGGCATGTCTGGCAGCGAGATGACGCAATCTCATCGTTATGACAGCTGCTGCATTTCTCCATCATAGAGATACCTATTCGCTCCCCCGTTGTATGCGAGATGTTATCATGGCACTCAAGGCAAGATATCCCCGCTTGCATAACCTCGGCATGACTCATCATTGTTTGGAATTTGGTTTGAACACCATGTTTGATATCGCTATGGCAACCTAAGCATGCCTCATTATCAACTGCGGATGATATCGGCAACTGGTACTTGCCCGTGAGACTGTTTGCCGTCATACGTGTCTCTTCAAGGTTTAAGATGGGTATGGCAAGCACTGCGGTTTTCTTGTGACAGCTGAGACACGTCACGTCAAAATGAGTGGAGGAAGCCCAGCCGTCGACCGCTTGGCGCATTACATGGCACGATCCGCATACAGCCGGCCGTGACGCCGTATAAGAAGCAGCCCCCGCTATAACAAGAATAATTGCAAGAATCATGGGAATCGGCAGCTTGAAGATCGTATTAATATTAAGTCTTGAAAGAAGTCCTCGGGTATAGATAAAAAGGAGCGCGAGGAAGACAAACGCAATACAAAGCGCCGCGATAACTATATCAGTTGCGCTGACTTTCTCAACTAATGCTATTAGTGATTTCGGCAATACCAACTCTTAGATACCACCAATATTCTAGATTATCTACTGTGT
This portion of the Candidatus Aquicultor sp. genome encodes:
- a CDS encoding NapC/NirT family cytochrome c, encoding MPKSLIALVEKVSATDIVIAALCIAFVFLALLFIYTRGLLSRLNINTIFKLPIPMILAIILVIAGAASYTASRPAVCGSCHVMRQAVDGWASSTHFDVTCLSCHKKTAVLAIPILNLEETRMTANSLTGKYQLPISSAVDNEACLGCHSDIKHGVQTKFQTMMSHAEVMQAGISCLECHDNISHTTGERIGISMMEKCSSCHNDEIASSRCQTCHLSNVWLGMKPAERSSIVHDSSWPKTHGSRNLYMCKNCHSDKDCTRCHATTVPHPEGWPYIHGQEAKKSPDDCNICHVNGMFCKNCHNIQMPHPTGWLALHNMSVEVTGQEICKTCHPVRDCKKCHDDHAHNRSLMQGGANP
- a CDS encoding cytochrome c3 family protein, producing MLSARAFFQHIMKVIQQPELHMREIPILVGIGILLVFIILVLIAILFVRPVKKAGNQIEEKQLRRKLRRTYFAILITGTLAIVSLGTAVEFASKASFCASCHEMKAAFDDSKRSIHSKVPCEACHQEPGLTGVFIDKLRLVEMVSSKSKILGNVTSAQVTNEVCLRCHKSVLHGKRQSGAIVMQHKEPLDAGYRCVDCHYQKPVLHSTVKRLDSFGMSTCIDCHNQKQASAECDACHAFVLVGQTRAHLQNYPRAEGPGEILCKSCHGITVCLNCHNLQLPHLPAWRNGGHALEGFIDKTLCWECHTSNDCRTCHAGGFPHTSDWVAQHGMSASSQGGTCSNCHNPNFCTQCHTDSRGGALKPHKPTHK